One genomic segment of Rivularia sp. PCC 7116 includes these proteins:
- a CDS encoding phosphate ABC transporter ATP-binding protein, with the protein MNKFQRRHSQSSLPSMQTEQLSLYYGKKAAFKDITMAIEAGKITALVGPSGCGKSSFLSCLNRLTDLIPHTKVTGSIRLDSVEILNEQIDAIALRRRVGTIFQKPNPFPFSIWKNLAFPLQEHGIKNRKQLALLIESTLQDVGLWNEVKDRLHTSALSLSGGQKQRLCIARALVVQPEVLLLDEPCSALDPISSGVVEDLIASLRERYTVVIVTHNLAQARRIGDYAAFFWVQAEVGQLIEYGDVEQIFTAPQHSLTAAYVNGIRG; encoded by the coding sequence ATGAATAAATTTCAACGCCGACATTCTCAGTCATCTTTGCCTTCAATGCAAACTGAGCAACTAAGTTTGTATTATGGCAAGAAAGCCGCTTTTAAAGATATCACCATGGCAATTGAGGCAGGTAAAATTACTGCACTGGTAGGTCCTTCTGGCTGTGGCAAAAGCAGTTTTTTAAGTTGTCTGAATCGCTTAACTGATTTGATACCTCATACCAAAGTGACGGGAAGCATTCGCTTAGATTCTGTAGAAATTCTTAATGAGCAAATAGATGCGATCGCACTACGTCGGCGTGTTGGTACAATCTTCCAAAAGCCCAATCCTTTCCCATTCTCAATTTGGAAAAATCTCGCATTTCCGCTACAAGAACATGGAATTAAAAACCGCAAACAACTGGCATTGCTGATTGAAAGCACGCTTCAGGATGTCGGACTATGGAACGAAGTAAAGGATCGACTCCATACTTCTGCCTTATCTTTATCTGGTGGACAGAAGCAGCGTTTATGTATTGCTCGTGCTTTGGTTGTGCAACCAGAAGTTTTACTCTTGGATGAACCTTGTAGTGCCCTCGATCCCATTTCTAGTGGCGTAGTTGAAGATTTAATTGCCAGTCTGCGAGAACGTTATACAGTGGTAATTGTTACCCACAACCTTGCTCAAGCTAGGAGAATTGGCGATTACGCTGCCTTTTTTTGGGTACAAGCAGAAGTAGGACAATTAATTGAATATGGTGATGTAGAGCAGATTTTTACCGCACCGCAGCACTCTTTAACTGCTGCCTACGTGAATGGTATTCGAGGGTAA
- the pstA gene encoding phosphate ABC transporter permease PstA produces MDKNSKIQFLLPSLILWAIALFVTAIFCWILSDIVWHGVGQISWEFLTTEPRNAGRDGGIAPILVSTCLILGVCMAVSLPLGVGTAMLLAEFTNSESLFGRLVRRSLDVLAGVPSIVFGLFGNAFFSIKLGLGFSILSGGLTLACMVLPILIRSTEAGFRAVPADYRLGAAALGLSRTTTIRKLLLPAATPGLVVGLVLGIGRAIAETAALIFTSGYVDRMPESLLDSGRSLSIHIFDLSMNVAGGDNNAYASALVLLILLLLVNGMATWTTQFLLTRRITRS; encoded by the coding sequence ATGGATAAAAACTCAAAAATTCAGTTTCTACTACCTAGCCTTATTCTTTGGGCGATCGCTTTATTTGTTACCGCCATTTTTTGCTGGATTTTAAGCGATATCGTTTGGCACGGTGTAGGGCAAATCTCTTGGGAATTCTTGACAACTGAACCTCGAAATGCAGGACGTGATGGGGGAATTGCGCCGATTCTTGTTTCTACTTGTCTAATATTGGGGGTTTGTATGGCAGTTTCTCTCCCCCTTGGTGTTGGTACTGCCATGCTATTAGCGGAGTTTACAAACAGTGAAAGTTTGTTCGGGCGCTTGGTGCGCCGCAGCTTGGATGTGTTGGCAGGAGTACCTTCTATTGTCTTTGGCTTGTTTGGCAACGCCTTTTTCTCAATTAAGCTGGGATTAGGCTTTTCCATTTTATCTGGTGGCTTGACTTTGGCTTGTATGGTTTTGCCTATACTAATTCGCTCCACAGAAGCCGGTTTTCGGGCTGTTCCGGCTGATTATCGATTGGGGGCTGCCGCTTTGGGATTATCACGTACTACCACCATTAGGAAACTGCTATTACCGGCAGCAACACCAGGGTTAGTCGTGGGTTTGGTGCTGGGAATTGGACGGGCAATCGCCGAGACAGCAGCACTGATTTTTACCAGTGGTTATGTAGATCGAATGCCAGAGTCATTACTAGATTCGGGGCGATCGCTATCGATTCACATTTTCGATTTATCAATGAATGTGGCAGGGGGGGATAATAATGCCTACGCTTCTGCTTTAGTGCTGTTGATTTTATTGTTGTTGGTGAATGGTATGGCTACTTGGACAACCCAGTTTTTATTAACTCGGAGAATTACCCGTTCATGA
- the pstC gene encoding phosphate ABC transporter permease subunit PstC codes for MTLLKTRILSPSQSDLFLLWILRVLAIVTGIIVVLITAFLLLEALPILQQVGWLPFVSDPSWNPIQGFYSLMPMLWGSFLVTLGSVIFAAPLGIGSAIFCQYYAPPLIAGFYRQLIELLAGIPSVVYGFWGLVVLVPLIGKFQAPGTSLLAGIAILTLMILPTIALSAQASFSEVPTEYLRGAAALGISHWATIRSVVLPAAKSGLFTGLILGTGRAIGETMAVLMVCGNVVQTPTSLFDPVRTLTANIALEMAYATGNHRSALFVSGLLLMITIVLLVAVAEAISRKDIYG; via the coding sequence ATGACATTGTTAAAAACCAGGATTTTGTCCCCATCTCAAAGTGATTTATTTTTACTGTGGATATTACGAGTATTAGCTATAGTTACAGGTATTATTGTTGTCTTAATTACCGCATTTTTATTACTTGAAGCATTGCCAATACTGCAACAGGTAGGATGGTTGCCTTTTGTCAGCGATCCATCTTGGAATCCAATACAAGGATTCTATAGCCTCATGCCGATGCTGTGGGGAAGTTTCTTGGTAACACTCGGTTCCGTAATATTTGCAGCACCGTTGGGAATTGGCTCGGCAATATTTTGTCAGTATTATGCTCCTCCTTTGATCGCTGGATTTTATCGGCAGCTAATTGAGTTACTCGCAGGTATTCCTTCTGTAGTTTACGGTTTCTGGGGTTTAGTCGTCCTTGTGCCACTAATTGGCAAATTCCAAGCACCAGGAACCAGCCTTTTAGCAGGAATCGCTATTTTGACATTAATGATATTACCGACGATCGCTTTGAGTGCACAAGCAAGTTTTTCTGAAGTCCCGACTGAATATTTACGAGGTGCAGCTGCCTTGGGAATTTCTCACTGGGCAACTATCAGAAGCGTTGTTTTACCTGCTGCTAAATCTGGTTTATTTACTGGATTGATTCTGGGAACCGGACGCGCCATTGGAGAAACTATGGCAGTGTTAATGGTTTGTGGCAATGTCGTGCAAACACCCACCAGCTTATTCGATCCCGTTCGTACTCTTACTGCCAATATAGCTTTAGAGATGGCTTATGCCACAGGAAATCACCGTTCGGCACTGTTTGTTAGTGGTTTGTTACTGATGATAACTATCGTCTTACTGGTAGCCGTTGCCGAAGCTATAAGTAGGAAAGATATTTATGGATAA
- a CDS encoding phosphate ABC transporter substrate-binding protein: MTQLKSIAFIAIGSTICLGLQACTQPSKTTSQLNELQGKLVLTGSSTVAPLAAEIGKKFESKHPDVRVDVQTGGSSRGINDARTGVANIGMVSRSLKDEEKDLQAFSVARDGIGIILHKENPVKSLSNQQVIDIYTGKINNWQQVNGTNTPITVVNKAEGRSTLELFLDYFKLENSDIKSSVVIGDNQQGIKTVAGNPNAIGYVSIGTAEFSANNDVSIKLLPLNKVSATTENIQNETFPLSRPLNLVTKTQPQGLEKEFIEFAQSPQVHDIVKNQDFVPISK; the protein is encoded by the coding sequence ATGACACAACTCAAATCCATAGCATTTATTGCTATCGGTTCTACAATTTGCTTGGGATTACAAGCTTGTACGCAACCTTCAAAAACAACCAGTCAACTAAACGAATTACAGGGAAAGTTAGTTTTAACAGGCTCTAGTACAGTAGCACCGTTGGCAGCAGAAATTGGGAAAAAATTTGAATCCAAGCATCCTGATGTACGAGTAGATGTACAAACAGGAGGTTCATCTAGGGGTATTAACGATGCTCGTACAGGAGTTGCCAATATTGGTATGGTATCTCGTAGCCTCAAAGATGAAGAAAAAGATTTACAAGCCTTTTCTGTTGCCCGTGATGGGATTGGCATTATTTTACATAAAGAAAATCCAGTAAAATCCCTGTCAAATCAACAAGTTATTGATATTTATACTGGTAAGATTAACAACTGGCAACAGGTTAATGGTACAAATACACCGATTACAGTTGTTAATAAAGCTGAGGGACGTTCTACTCTAGAATTGTTTCTTGACTACTTCAAACTTGAAAATAGCGATATCAAATCATCGGTTGTGATTGGGGACAATCAGCAGGGGATTAAGACAGTAGCAGGTAATCCTAATGCTATTGGATATGTATCAATTGGCACGGCTGAATTTAGTGCCAACAATGATGTTTCTATCAAATTATTGCCCTTGAATAAAGTCTCAGCCACTACAGAGAATATCCAAAATGAGACATTTCCTCTTTCCCGTCCCTTGAATTTGGTTACTAAAACCCAGCCGCAAGGATTAGAAAAAGAATTTATCGAGTTTGCACAGTCGCCACAAGTTCATGACATTGTTAAAAACCAGGATTTTGTCCCCATCTCAAAGTGA
- a CDS encoding endonuclease domain-containing protein → MTREQNFIKTAYHLPYNQKLVEKAKELRKNMTPAERKLWNNYLKMLKIRFLRQRPIDNFIVDFYCANLKIVIEIDGESHFTDEAKNYDEQRTSVLEGYGLQVIRFTNEEVFKNFEGVCESIENYLNR, encoded by the coding sequence ATGACGAGAGAGCAAAACTTTATAAAAACAGCTTACCATCTACCCTATAATCAAAAACTTGTAGAAAAAGCCAAAGAATTACGAAAAAATATGACTCCAGCAGAGAGAAAGCTGTGGAATAACTATTTAAAAATGTTAAAAATTAGATTTTTACGACAAAGACCTATTGATAATTTTATAGTAGACTTTTATTGCGCGAATTTAAAAATAGTAATTGAAATTGATGGGGAAAGCCATTTTACAGATGAAGCAAAAAATTATGATGAACAAAGAACATCGGTATTAGAAGGTTATGGTCTTCAAGTTATTAGATTTACGAACGAAGAGGTATTTAAAAACTTTGAAGGTGTATGTGAATCTATAGAAAATTATTTGAATCGATAA
- a CDS encoding CO2 hydration protein has product MVQTPRKATAKLPPSTHEFAEVIHRLEAGGSMLPDNPENLMQIIGIYKAYAVPMDFYWRDLLYIAEREFLNPLQFFKYFLPEEYLQRHNHYAGDDADLRVWRGEATAHPELLEFIEKGETKKMPKIWHHLFHDRINMEFAEACMRAMLWHGKDMGLGKFDDFLDTEEYKQNADRAIKAYFKGNPPMQLLYKLFPDMFLEQCRQASYYSNLGLFWEVMAPVFFEMSDMYDEGKLTTVPEAMDFLVNGIFAVAGRPIYHHVYIGNECYEVIPKSKGFTWLYEAALPYVEAIFYRTAPFRGTKSYNAQAKQVPSEQKDFHYGILYADVFPVGTAGIPPTLLMQDMLHFLPQYLVDYYQKYCRNQDDMLIQLGITFQRSMYNVTSAVIQALRTALLYPLDDENPEHLQANRDFFEMQLNRFTRSDYGMRDAARLRDIQRQDYR; this is encoded by the coding sequence ATGGTACAAACACCACGAAAAGCGACGGCAAAATTACCGCCATCAACTCACGAATTTGCAGAAGTAATTCACCGCTTAGAAGCTGGTGGTTCGATGTTACCGGATAACCCAGAAAACTTGATGCAAATTATCGGTATTTATAAAGCATATGCCGTACCAATGGATTTTTATTGGCGCGATTTACTTTATATAGCCGAAAGAGAATTTTTAAATCCTTTGCAGTTTTTTAAATATTTCTTACCTGAAGAGTATTTACAAAGACACAATCATTATGCTGGCGATGATGCAGATTTACGAGTTTGGCGCGGTGAAGCAACAGCACATCCCGAACTTTTAGAATTTATCGAAAAAGGTGAAACTAAAAAAATGCCAAAAATATGGCATCATTTGTTTCACGACAGAATAAATATGGAATTTGCCGAAGCTTGTATGCGAGCTATGCTTTGGCACGGTAAAGATATGGGTTTAGGAAAGTTTGATGATTTTCTAGATACTGAAGAATATAAGCAAAATGCAGATAGAGCAATTAAAGCTTACTTCAAAGGTAATCCGCCGATGCAATTGCTCTATAAACTGTTTCCAGATATGTTTTTAGAGCAGTGTCGTCAAGCTTCCTATTATTCTAACTTAGGATTGTTTTGGGAAGTAATGGCACCAGTTTTCTTTGAAATGTCAGATATGTATGACGAAGGAAAACTGACAACCGTACCGGAAGCAATGGATTTTTTAGTTAACGGTATTTTTGCAGTAGCAGGTCGTCCAATTTATCATCATGTTTATATTGGTAATGAATGTTATGAAGTAATTCCTAAATCAAAAGGTTTTACATGGTTATATGAAGCAGCACTACCTTATGTAGAAGCAATTTTTTATCGTACTGCTCCTTTCCGGGGGACAAAATCTTATAACGCTCAAGCAAAGCAAGTACCTTCAGAACAAAAAGATTTTCACTATGGAATTCTTTACGCTGATGTATTTCCTGTAGGAACTGCTGGAATTCCTCCAACATTATTGATGCAGGATATGCTGCACTTTTTACCGCAATATTTAGTTGATTATTATCAAAAATATTGTCGGAATCAGGATGATATGTTGATTCAGTTAGGAATTACTTTTCAACGTTCGATGTACAATGTAACATCCGCAGTAATTCAAGCATTACGCACGGCTCTTTTGTATCCTTTAGATGATGAAAACCCCGAACATTTACAAGCAAATCGGGACTTTTTTGAAATGCAGTTAAATAGGTTTACTCGTTCTGATTATGGCATGAGAGATGCTGCGAGGTTGAGAGATATTCAAAGGCAGGATTATCGTTAG
- a CDS encoding NADH-quinone oxidoreductase subunit M codes for MISALIWIPIWGAAIIALLPAKIPSNRIRLGAALVAGITFAWNILILFQFDINNPNIQLQEYLPWNETLGLSYKLGVDGLSILMLLLNSLLTWIAIYSSSKETRRPRLFYSLVLLVSGGVAGAFAAQNLLLFFLFYELELIPFYLLISIWGGEKRNYAGIKFLIYTAVSGALILASFLGLVWLSGSSSFDYDAISTQTLSATLQLILLAGIVLGFGIKIPLIPLHTWLPDAYVEANTPIAILLGGVLAKLGTYGLLRFGLGLFPEAWSTLAPTLAIWGAISAMYGAVTAIAQKDIKRMVAYSSIGHMGYILLAAAASTPLALVGAVAQMFSHGIILGILFHLVGVVEAKVGTRELDKLNGLMSPVRGLPVISALLVLGGMASAGIPGMTGFVAEFIAFQGSFPVFPIQTILCVVATGLTAVYFVILLNRTCFGKLDNDLAYYPKVFWHEKMPAFILAGVIIFLGIQPTYLVRWSEPTTTQMVANIPAIQKTVIPRIAMNQSTFNSEQ; via the coding sequence ATGATCAGCGCTTTAATTTGGATACCTATTTGGGGGGCTGCGATAATCGCTTTATTGCCCGCGAAAATTCCTAGTAATCGAATTCGTTTAGGTGCTGCATTGGTTGCAGGAATTACTTTTGCTTGGAATATATTGATACTATTTCAATTTGATATCAATAATCCAAATATTCAATTACAGGAATATCTTCCTTGGAATGAAACCTTAGGTTTAAGCTATAAATTAGGTGTTGATGGACTTTCAATATTAATGTTGTTATTGAACAGTCTCCTCACTTGGATTGCTATTTACAGTAGCAGCAAAGAAACCCGACGTCCTCGACTTTTTTATTCTCTAGTTTTATTAGTTAGCGGTGGAGTTGCCGGTGCATTTGCGGCACAGAATTTATTGCTATTTTTCTTATTTTACGAACTTGAATTAATTCCGTTTTATCTATTAATTTCAATTTGGGGAGGAGAAAAACGGAATTATGCAGGTATCAAGTTTCTTATCTATACCGCCGTTTCTGGGGCTTTAATTTTAGCAAGTTTCTTAGGTCTAGTTTGGCTTTCTGGTTCTTCTAGTTTCGATTACGATGCTATTTCTACCCAAACTTTATCCGCAACTTTGCAACTAATTTTACTAGCGGGAATAGTATTAGGTTTTGGGATAAAAATACCCCTAATACCCTTACATACATGGTTGCCCGACGCTTATGTAGAAGCAAACACACCCATCGCTATTCTTCTTGGTGGGGTGTTAGCAAAGCTGGGAACCTATGGTTTATTAAGGTTTGGATTGGGTTTATTTCCAGAAGCTTGGAGTACCTTGGCGCCAACCTTAGCAATTTGGGGAGCAATCAGCGCGATGTACGGAGCGGTAACGGCGATCGCTCAAAAAGATATCAAGCGGATGGTGGCATATAGTTCCATTGGGCACATGGGCTACATACTGTTAGCAGCGGCTGCAAGTACACCATTAGCCTTAGTGGGTGCCGTTGCTCAAATGTTCAGCCACGGTATAATTTTGGGGATTTTGTTCCATTTAGTAGGAGTCGTAGAAGCTAAAGTTGGAACTCGTGAACTAGATAAGCTTAATGGTTTAATGAGTCCGGTAAGAGGTTTACCAGTTATTAGCGCTTTGCTGGTATTAGGTGGAATGGCTAGCGCTGGTATTCCAGGGATGACAGGCTTTGTAGCCGAATTTATTGCATTTCAAGGTAGCTTTCCCGTCTTTCCTATTCAAACAATATTGTGTGTTGTCGCTACAGGTTTAACAGCGGTTTACTTTGTAATTCTGCTCAACCGTACCTGCTTTGGAAAACTCGACAACGATTTAGCTTACTATCCTAAAGTTTTTTGGCACGAGAAAATGCCAGCATTTATTTTGGCAGGTGTAATTATATTTTTGGGAATACAACCAACCTATTTAGTGCGTTGGAGCGAACCCACAACTACCCAAATGGTTGCCAATATTCCTGCAATTCAAAAGACTGTAATTCCACGAATAGCGATGAATCAGTCAACATTCAACAGCGAACAATGA